A genomic window from Streptomyces sp. 846.5 includes:
- a CDS encoding YhjD/YihY/BrkB family envelope integrity protein, with protein sequence MNIFERVLHSADRAQQRRRVPGFVVGVVKKFGDDHGGQLAVLITYYAFAAVFPLLLLLTTGLGFVLHGSPAAQRAVLHSALADFPIIGNQLQQNVHSLQGTGAAVAIGAVGLLYGSLGMTQILQFAMAQVWNIPGTERPGFFDRMGRGLLMLVALGLGLALSTATAGLVGFVAHGALAWIGGLLGSVAVNSGLYLACFRILTPDEVTLRQLLPGCLAAGPAWTALQTFGGILVAHQLRHSTQIYGFFGTVLGLAAWLHLAALIILYAAEANVVRARQLWPRALMNAAPLTRADREVLDAMARQQERRPGQEVSISFDDQPSEAPPPRKAPRKAPQEGAEGHPGE encoded by the coding sequence GTGAACATCTTCGAACGGGTACTGCACTCGGCGGACCGCGCCCAACAGCGGCGCCGCGTCCCGGGGTTCGTGGTCGGCGTGGTCAAGAAGTTCGGCGACGACCACGGCGGCCAGCTCGCCGTACTGATCACCTACTACGCCTTCGCGGCGGTGTTCCCGCTGCTTCTGCTGCTCACCACGGGACTTGGCTTCGTGCTGCACGGCAGCCCCGCCGCACAGCGGGCCGTGCTGCACTCCGCCCTCGCCGACTTCCCCATCATCGGCAACCAGTTGCAGCAGAACGTGCACTCCCTGCAGGGCACCGGGGCCGCCGTCGCCATCGGCGCCGTCGGGCTGCTCTACGGCTCACTGGGGATGACCCAGATCCTGCAGTTCGCCATGGCGCAGGTGTGGAACATCCCCGGCACCGAGCGCCCCGGCTTCTTCGACCGGATGGGGCGCGGGCTGCTGATGCTGGTGGCGCTGGGCCTCGGTCTGGCCCTCAGCACCGCCACGGCCGGCCTGGTCGGCTTTGTCGCGCACGGCGCACTGGCCTGGATCGGCGGACTGCTCGGCTCGGTGGCCGTCAACAGCGGCCTCTATCTGGCCTGCTTCCGCATCCTCACCCCGGATGAGGTGACGCTGCGTCAACTCCTGCCTGGCTGCCTGGCCGCGGGTCCGGCCTGGACTGCGCTGCAAACCTTCGGCGGCATTCTGGTGGCCCATCAACTGCGGCACTCCACCCAGATCTACGGCTTCTTCGGCACCGTCCTCGGGCTGGCTGCGTGGCTCCACCTCGCCGCCCTGATCATCCTGTACGCGGCCGAGGCCAACGTGGTGCGGGCCCGGCAGTTGTGGCCCCGCGCGCTGATGAACGCGGCGCCGCTGACCCGGGCGGACCGGGAGGTGCTGGACGCCATGGCACGGCAGCAGGAACGGCGGCCGGGGCAGGAGGTGAGCATCTCCTTCGACGATCAGCCGAGCGAGGCGCCGCCGCCTCGCAAGGCACCCCGGAAGGCCCCCCAGGAGGGTGCCGAAGGCCACCCCGGAGAGTGA
- a CDS encoding iron-siderophore ABC transporter substrate-binding protein, producing the protein MKAFLAVALVGGLLAGCSSGDGGGSGSSGGATAGTRNLVAGASQGPSVAPSALAKGMGSDQASDGVFPRTVGHFEGSTTVKAQPTRIAVLSTGQLDDLLSLGVVPTVTTRAQNAGLVPDYLAQAFPQDKKQLAAMADAGTRTAPNLEALAAAKPDLILVNDSLGDLYPKLAKIAPTVVTAGNGINWKRDLLLVGAAVGKGQAAQKLLDGYTEEAAAVGKPLGAPTVSMVRFTADRTRMFGVSSFTGSIAVDMGLKRPKAQQFNAVSQDVGAESIDTVDGDWIFYSVQGDASKTDAGSVLAGPLWKSMGAVKAGHAVKVDDDPWYLNAGPAAAQIVVKQLAAALAK; encoded by the coding sequence ATGAAGGCATTCCTGGCCGTGGCCCTCGTCGGCGGCCTGCTGGCCGGCTGTTCCTCCGGGGACGGCGGCGGGAGCGGCAGCAGCGGTGGTGCGACCGCCGGGACTCGCAATCTCGTCGCTGGGGCCTCCCAGGGCCCCTCTGTCGCGCCCAGTGCCCTGGCCAAGGGCATGGGGTCCGACCAGGCGAGCGACGGGGTCTTTCCGCGTACCGTCGGGCACTTCGAGGGCAGCACCACGGTCAAGGCTCAGCCCACCAGGATCGCCGTGCTCAGCACCGGGCAGCTCGACGACCTGCTCTCCCTCGGCGTCGTGCCCACGGTCACCACCCGCGCCCAGAATGCCGGGCTGGTGCCGGACTACCTCGCCCAGGCCTTCCCCCAGGACAAGAAGCAGCTCGCCGCGATGGCCGACGCGGGCACGCGTACCGCGCCCAACCTGGAGGCGCTGGCCGCCGCCAAGCCCGACCTCATCCTCGTCAACGACTCCCTCGGCGACCTCTACCCCAAGCTCGCCAAGATCGCGCCGACCGTCGTCACCGCGGGCAACGGCATCAACTGGAAGCGCGATCTGCTGCTCGTCGGCGCGGCCGTCGGCAAGGGGCAGGCCGCGCAGAAGCTGCTCGACGGCTACACAGAGGAGGCCGCCGCGGTGGGGAAGCCGCTCGGGGCGCCCACCGTCTCCATGGTGCGGTTCACCGCGGACCGTACCCGCATGTTCGGCGTGTCCTCCTTCACCGGGTCCATCGCCGTGGACATGGGGCTCAAGCGGCCCAAGGCCCAGCAGTTCAACGCCGTCTCGCAGGACGTCGGCGCGGAGAGCATCGACACCGTGGACGGCGACTGGATCTTCTACTCGGTGCAGGGGGACGCGTCCAAGACCGACGCCGGGTCCGTCCTCGCCGGGCCGCTGTGGAAGTCCATGGGCGCGGTCAAGGCCGGGCACGCCGTCAAGGTCGACGACGACCCGTGGTACCTCAACGCCGGTCCGGCCGCCGCGCAGATCGTCGTGAAGCAGCTCGCGGCCGCCCTCGCCAAGTGA
- a CDS encoding iron ABC transporter permease translates to MAVGLGLAVGAAALSLCVGTRPVSPDAVVDALVHGGSSPDALVVRSLRVPRTVVGLLAGAALGIAGAGLQAVTRNPLADPGILGLSQGAAAGVVIAISLGLANGFDGYVRYAFTGAVLAACVVYAIASRGRGGASPVKLALAGTALAAMVAGANTVVLTSSSATLDQFRFWQVGALSGRDAGTAGRMLPFVVVGAVLVLACARGLDALALGDDTSHALGHRVQLVRGCTALGATLLTAAAVAAAGPIAFIGLAVPHLARRLVSADHRWVLPLSALLGAALLVGADVAGRVVRPPAEVPAGVMTALVGVPVLVLLVRRSKAVST, encoded by the coding sequence CTGGCCGTAGGCCTGGGGCTCGCGGTCGGCGCGGCCGCGCTCAGCCTGTGCGTCGGGACCCGTCCGGTGTCACCGGACGCGGTCGTCGACGCTCTGGTGCACGGCGGGAGTTCGCCGGACGCGCTGGTCGTCCGGTCGCTGCGGGTGCCGCGTACGGTGGTCGGCCTGCTGGCGGGCGCCGCGCTGGGGATCGCGGGGGCCGGGCTTCAGGCGGTCACCCGCAACCCGCTGGCCGATCCGGGGATCCTCGGGCTGAGCCAGGGCGCGGCCGCCGGAGTCGTGATCGCGATCTCCCTCGGGCTCGCCAACGGCTTCGACGGGTACGTCCGGTACGCCTTCACCGGCGCCGTCCTCGCCGCGTGCGTCGTCTACGCCATCGCCTCGCGCGGGCGCGGCGGCGCCTCCCCGGTGAAGCTCGCGCTGGCCGGGACCGCGCTGGCGGCGATGGTGGCCGGTGCCAACACCGTTGTGCTGACCTCCAGTTCGGCCACGCTCGACCAGTTCCGGTTCTGGCAGGTGGGCGCGCTCAGCGGGCGGGACGCGGGGACGGCCGGACGGATGCTGCCGTTCGTCGTGGTGGGCGCGGTCCTGGTGCTGGCCTGCGCACGCGGCCTCGACGCGCTCGCCCTCGGGGACGACACCTCGCATGCGCTGGGCCACCGGGTCCAGCTGGTACGGGGGTGCACGGCGCTCGGCGCCACCCTGCTGACCGCCGCCGCGGTGGCCGCCGCCGGGCCGATCGCGTTCATCGGTCTCGCCGTGCCGCACCTGGCCCGCAGGTTGGTCTCCGCCGACCATCGCTGGGTATTGCCGTTGTCGGCCTTGCTGGGCGCCGCACTCCTGGTCGGCGCGGACGTGGCGGGCCGGGTGGTGCGGCCTCCGGCAGAGGTGCCGGCCGGGGTGATGACGGCGCTGGTGGGCGTGCCGGTGCTGGTGCTCCTGGTGCGCCGCAGCAAGGCGGTGAGCACATGA
- a CDS encoding iron ABC transporter permease → MTSAPASRTYPRSAGLVALRHRRFSLLLHRRSAVLALVLLLLLAGVMLASACLGLTYASPAEVWRTLCGEPDLVVGELRLPRIVLGALVGASLGVSGALVQSVTRNPLASPDVIGVGHGAAAATVLALATGTVASPGALPAVSVLGGLAAAALVYVLAWRHGMQPSRFVLTGVGIGVALSAVVQLYLTESELAEAEQVKLWLTGSLNGRGWAQAGPLALVLLLALPALVWAGRALSVLGLDDDTAAGLGVRVQRTRLALTVLGVVLAATATGAAGPIGFVALTAPQLARRLTRTPQLPLMASALTGAIIVVGADLAARTLLPPLEIPVGALTALVGGPYLLWLLGRERRGGR, encoded by the coding sequence ATGACGTCGGCCCCGGCTTCCAGGACTTACCCGCGCTCGGCCGGCCTGGTCGCTCTCCGCCATCGTCGGTTCTCGCTGCTGCTCCACCGCCGCTCCGCCGTCCTCGCTCTCGTGCTGCTCCTGCTGCTCGCCGGCGTCATGCTCGCCTCGGCCTGCCTAGGCCTGACCTACGCCTCCCCGGCCGAGGTCTGGCGCACACTGTGCGGTGAACCGGACCTGGTGGTCGGGGAGTTGCGGCTGCCGCGGATCGTGCTCGGGGCGTTGGTCGGCGCGTCTCTGGGGGTGTCCGGCGCCCTGGTGCAGAGCGTCACCCGCAACCCGCTCGCCAGCCCGGACGTCATCGGCGTCGGGCACGGGGCCGCCGCCGCGACCGTCCTGGCGCTGGCCACCGGGACCGTCGCCTCCCCGGGCGCGCTCCCCGCCGTCTCCGTGCTCGGCGGGCTCGCGGCCGCCGCGCTGGTGTACGTCCTCGCCTGGCGGCACGGTATGCAGCCGAGCCGGTTCGTGCTGACCGGCGTCGGGATCGGGGTGGCGCTCTCGGCCGTGGTCCAGCTGTATCTGACCGAGAGCGAGCTCGCCGAGGCCGAGCAGGTCAAGCTGTGGCTGACCGGCAGCCTGAACGGGCGCGGCTGGGCGCAGGCGGGTCCGCTCGCCCTGGTGCTGCTCCTCGCACTGCCCGCCCTGGTGTGGGCGGGCCGGGCGCTGTCCGTGCTCGGCCTCGACGACGACACCGCCGCCGGTCTCGGGGTACGGGTCCAGCGGACCCGGCTCGCGCTGACCGTCCTCGGGGTGGTCCTCGCGGCGACCGCGACCGGCGCGGCGGGGCCGATCGGCTTTGTCGCGCTCACCGCACCCCAGCTGGCCCGCCGCCTTACCCGCACCCCCCAACTGCCGCTCATGGCCTCCGCATTGACCGGCGCGATCATCGTGGTCGGCGCCGACCTGGCCGCGCGCACCCTGCTGCCCCCGCTGGAGATCCCGGTCGGCGCCCTCACCGCCCTGGTCGGCGGACCGTACCTGCTCTGGCTGCTCGGCCGGGAACGCCGCGGCGGCCGTTAG
- a CDS encoding CYTH and CHAD domain-containing protein — MKNSRIEKERKFDGLVDAAFPALDGLPGVAEVSDPGVEDLDAVYYDTLDLRLLDHGVTLRRRTGGHDAGWHLKLPVGPDERREVQLPLSAGAPGRVPRVFTQRTRAYARGEKLVPIVHLRTHRLRRLLLDSEHRSLAEVAQDAVSAQVLAPERSPAKSAIPAQRNGTAPHNGNGSSAAPTAWTEVEAELVKGGTELLDAVEQRLARAGLRRSVSRSKLARALGRETARPDSNRPPGKRDRAQLARTGPGTIGGAVTALLRGQTEQLIDLDPAVRADEFDAVHRMRVAVRRLRSTLRTHRRLLADEPCQALAEELRWLGAVLGEARDREVLGARLGAEIGRLPSAECPGPVRERIDGWASAEYRRSWKRAVATLDSPRYFILLDALEALAARPPLRGRARRGAVAEFRRTARREQQRVALRLAEASAAPAGPQHDQALHEARKAAKRARYAAEGARATVGKSAGMLAARMKDLQELLGERQDALLACAALPELAAAAHRAGEEGFGYGVLYAGQRAAVAEADRMLPAARRAAGKRKLTRFR, encoded by the coding sequence ATGAAGAACAGCCGCATCGAGAAGGAACGAAAGTTCGACGGCCTGGTGGACGCGGCCTTCCCCGCTCTGGACGGGCTCCCCGGCGTCGCCGAGGTGTCCGATCCCGGCGTCGAGGACCTCGACGCGGTCTACTACGACACCCTCGATCTCCGGCTGCTCGACCACGGTGTCACCCTGCGCCGACGCACCGGCGGGCACGACGCCGGCTGGCACCTGAAGCTCCCGGTCGGCCCGGACGAGCGCCGCGAGGTGCAGCTGCCACTGAGCGCCGGCGCGCCGGGGCGGGTGCCCCGCGTGTTCACGCAGCGCACCCGGGCCTACGCGCGCGGTGAGAAGCTGGTCCCGATCGTGCATCTGCGCACCCACCGGCTCCGCCGGCTGCTGCTGGACAGCGAGCACCGGTCCCTGGCCGAGGTGGCGCAGGACGCCGTGTCGGCGCAGGTACTGGCCCCGGAGCGGTCCCCCGCGAAGTCGGCGATCCCGGCCCAGCGGAACGGGACCGCTCCCCACAACGGCAACGGAAGCTCCGCTGCGCCGACCGCGTGGACCGAGGTCGAGGCCGAGCTGGTCAAGGGCGGCACCGAGCTGCTGGACGCGGTGGAGCAGCGGCTCGCCCGCGCCGGGCTGCGACGGTCCGTCAGCCGCTCCAAACTGGCCCGCGCGCTCGGACGGGAGACCGCCCGGCCCGACTCGAACAGGCCGCCTGGCAAACGGGACCGCGCGCAGCTGGCCCGGACCGGGCCCGGCACCATCGGCGGCGCCGTCACCGCGCTGCTGCGCGGGCAGACCGAGCAGCTGATCGACCTGGACCCGGCCGTCCGCGCGGACGAGTTCGACGCGGTGCACAGGATGCGGGTCGCGGTGCGCCGGCTGCGCAGCACCCTGCGCACCCATCGGCGGCTGCTGGCCGACGAGCCCTGCCAGGCGCTGGCCGAGGAGCTCCGCTGGCTCGGCGCGGTGCTCGGCGAGGCCCGCGACCGGGAGGTGCTGGGGGCCAGACTCGGCGCGGAGATCGGACGGCTGCCGTCGGCGGAGTGCCCGGGCCCGGTGCGGGAGCGGATCGACGGCTGGGCCTCGGCCGAGTACCGGCGCTCCTGGAAGCGCGCGGTCGCCACCCTGGACAGCCCGCGCTACTTCATCCTGCTGGACGCCCTGGAGGCGCTGGCCGCGAGGCCGCCGCTGCGCGGCCGGGCCCGCCGGGGCGCCGTCGCGGAGTTCCGCCGCACCGCGCGCCGGGAGCAGCAGCGGGTCGCCCTGCGCCTCGCCGAGGCGTCCGCCGCCCCGGCCGGCCCGCAGCACGACCAGGCCCTGCACGAGGCGCGCAAGGCCGCCAAGCGGGCCCGCTACGCCGCCGAGGGCGCCCGCGCCACGGTGGGGAAGTCCGCCGGGATGCTGGCCGCCCGGATGAAGGACCTGCAGGAGCTGCTCGGGGAGCGCCAGGACGCGCTGCTGGCCTGCGCCGCACTGCCGGAGCTGGCCGCGGCCGCGCACCGGGCCGGCGAGGAGGGCTTCGGCTACGGCGTCCTCTACGCGGGCCAGCGTGCCGCCGTCGCCGAGGCGGACCGCATGCTGCCCGCCGCCCGCCGCGCGGCCGGGAAGCGCAAGCTCACCCGGTTCCGCTAG
- a CDS encoding alpha/beta hydrolase — protein MNKLAERVEVRRGLRYGPSGQLLDVYRAATPPGELVPTVLLWHGRPADNRAVMATLAQEVAGYGLVVLVPDWRTDAPDGGWGQLRESLAYARSRAARHGGDARRMVLAGWSLGGRAALAAVLRPSAASSDGWRPSAVVGLGSNYRSEDELMYPTVMEDLARSTAVPVPVRLHHGTADSVVDVARSREFAAALRSRGWPVTLTETDADHSGVVMAEYDRALGRCRGATSDRALRAGEVTARLIAESAGVRVS, from the coding sequence ATGAACAAACTCGCGGAACGCGTCGAGGTGCGGCGGGGCCTTCGTTACGGCCCCAGCGGGCAGCTGCTCGACGTCTACCGGGCGGCCACCCCGCCCGGTGAGCTGGTGCCGACCGTGCTGCTGTGGCACGGCCGCCCCGCCGACAACCGGGCGGTGATGGCCACGCTGGCCCAGGAAGTGGCCGGTTACGGCCTGGTCGTCCTGGTGCCCGACTGGCGCACCGACGCACCGGACGGCGGCTGGGGACAGTTGCGCGAGTCCCTCGCCTACGCCCGCAGCCGCGCGGCCCGGCACGGCGGCGACGCCCGGCGGATGGTGCTGGCCGGCTGGTCCCTGGGCGGACGCGCGGCCCTGGCCGCCGTCCTGCGGCCGTCCGCAGCCAGCTCCGACGGCTGGCGTCCGAGCGCCGTCGTCGGCCTCGGCAGCAACTACCGCTCCGAGGACGAGCTGATGTACCCGACCGTCATGGAGGACCTGGCCCGCTCCACGGCCGTCCCGGTCCCGGTCCGGCTGCACCACGGGACCGCCGACTCCGTCGTCGACGTCGCCCGCTCCCGCGAGTTCGCCGCGGCGCTGCGGTCCCGGGGCTGGCCGGTCACCCTCACCGAGACGGACGCGGACCACTCCGGCGTGGTGATGGCCGAGTACGACCGCGCCCTGGGCCGCTGCCGCGGCGCCACCTCGGACCGCGCGCTCAGGGCCGGCGAGGTGACGGCCCGGCTGATCGCGGAGTCGGCGGGCGTGCGGGTGTCCTGA
- a CDS encoding 4'-phosphopantetheinyl transferase superfamily protein, translated as MDAIRVWLGWADSDVYRDADGTAVLDPGEQARAAAFVRAELRSRYTAAHLMLRQVLGGCLDLDPAAVRFAREDCPCCGGPHGRPVLAGERRPLEFSLSHAGALVAVAVAGAGVPVGVDVEALPRPETVGDVATRLHSAERAEIAAADDPAAAFARLWTRKEAYLKGLGTGLGRGLDLDYVGSEQPGPEGWALADLSAPAGHAVAVAARQPEPVVAGLTWLTPEPKPSDQDQRTHQDHRNHQH; from the coding sequence GTGGACGCGATACGGGTGTGGCTGGGGTGGGCCGACAGCGACGTGTACCGGGACGCCGACGGGACCGCCGTGCTGGACCCGGGTGAGCAGGCCAGGGCGGCCGCCTTCGTCCGTGCGGAGCTGCGCAGCCGCTACACCGCGGCGCATCTGATGCTGCGCCAGGTGCTCGGCGGGTGCCTGGACCTGGACCCCGCCGCGGTGCGGTTCGCCCGCGAGGACTGCCCCTGCTGCGGCGGACCGCACGGCCGGCCGGTGCTGGCGGGGGAGCGGCGGCCGCTGGAGTTCTCGCTGTCGCACGCCGGCGCCCTGGTCGCCGTCGCGGTGGCGGGGGCCGGGGTGCCCGTCGGCGTGGACGTCGAGGCACTGCCGAGGCCCGAAACGGTCGGCGACGTCGCCACCAGGCTGCACTCCGCCGAGCGCGCGGAGATCGCCGCCGCGGACGATCCGGCGGCCGCGTTCGCCCGGCTCTGGACTCGCAAGGAGGCCTACCTCAAGGGTCTCGGCACCGGCCTCGGGCGCGGCCTCGACCTCGACTACGTCGGCAGCGAGCAGCCGGGCCCGGAGGGCTGGGCCCTGGCCGACCTGTCCGCCCCGGCCGGCCATGCCGTCGCCGTCGCGGCGCGGCAGCCGGAGCCGGTTGTGGCAGGGTTGACCTGGCTGACCCCCGAACCGAAGCCGTCGGACCAGGATCAGCGGACCCACCAGGACCACCGGAACCACCAGCACTGA
- a CDS encoding dihydrofolate reductase family protein, whose product MTDTRPYVLLSAAMSVDGRIDDSSPERLLLSSPEDFDRVDELRAESDAVLIGAGTLRGDDPRLLVNAPERRAARKAEGRSEQPLRVVLTGSGDLDPAQRFWHHGDARVAYAPDAAVAALAGRLGALADVVGTGARLDPGAVLDDLGARGVRRLMVEGGSSVHTLFLTAGLVDEIQLAVAPFFVGDADAPGFVRPGLFPQDAAHRMTLAGTRALGDTALLRYLVTRPPLTPADRRLLAAAIAESRLCPPSDTAYSVGALIVAEDGTELARGHSREGGDPKVHAEEAALAKIPADDPRLPGATIYTTLEPCSVRASRPTPCAQLVRASGIRRVVLAWREPALFVADCQGVELLQQAGITVLECPELAPEARAVNAHLG is encoded by the coding sequence ATGACCGACACCCGCCCGTACGTCCTGCTCAGCGCCGCCATGTCGGTGGACGGCCGGATCGACGACTCCTCGCCGGAACGGCTGCTGCTGTCCTCCCCGGAGGACTTCGACCGGGTGGACGAGCTGCGCGCCGAGAGCGACGCCGTCCTCATCGGCGCCGGGACGCTGCGCGGCGACGACCCCCGGCTGCTGGTCAACGCGCCGGAGCGGCGGGCCGCGCGCAAGGCCGAGGGCCGGTCCGAGCAGCCGCTGCGGGTGGTGCTGACCGGCAGCGGCGACCTTGACCCGGCCCAGCGCTTCTGGCACCACGGCGACGCCAGGGTCGCCTACGCCCCGGACGCCGCGGTGGCGGCGCTCGCCGGGCGGCTGGGGGCGCTCGCGGACGTGGTGGGCACCGGCGCACGGCTGGACCCGGGCGCGGTGCTGGACGACCTGGGCGCCCGAGGGGTGCGCCGGCTGATGGTCGAGGGCGGGAGCTCGGTGCACACCCTGTTCCTGACGGCGGGTCTGGTGGACGAGATCCAGCTGGCCGTCGCCCCCTTCTTCGTCGGCGACGCCGACGCCCCCGGGTTTGTCCGCCCCGGTCTGTTCCCGCAGGACGCCGCGCACCGGATGACCCTGGCCGGGACCCGCGCCCTGGGCGACACCGCGCTGCTCCGCTACCTGGTCACCCGCCCGCCGCTGACCCCGGCCGACCGCCGCCTGCTGGCCGCCGCCATCGCCGAGTCCCGGCTCTGCCCGCCCTCCGACACCGCCTACTCCGTCGGCGCGCTGATCGTCGCCGAGGACGGCACGGAACTGGCCCGCGGCCACTCCCGCGAGGGCGGTGACCCCAAGGTCCACGCCGAGGAGGCGGCCCTCGCCAAGATCCCCGCCGACGACCCGCGGCTGCCCGGCGCGACCATCTACACCACCCTGGAGCCCTGCAGCGTCCGCGCCTCCCGGCCCACCCCCTGCGCCCAGCTGGTACGCGCCTCCGGCATCCGCCGTGTCGTCCTCGCCTGGCGCGAGCCCGCCCTCTTCGTCGCCGACTGCCAGGGCGTCGAACTGCTGCAGCAGGCCGGCATCACCGTCCTGGAATGCCCCGAACTCGCCCCCGAGGCCCGCGCGGTCAACGCCCACCTGGGCTGA
- a CDS encoding globin, protein MDQIKRGTLDTRTFFEQVGGEPVFRRLVHTFYQGVAEDPLLRPMYPEQDLGPAEERLALFLMQYWGGPRTYSDERGHPRLRMRHAPFTVDRAAHDAWLRHMQAAVDELALAEEYRQQLWDYLVYAAASMINTP, encoded by the coding sequence GTGGACCAGATCAAGCGAGGCACCCTCGACACCCGGACGTTCTTCGAGCAGGTCGGCGGCGAGCCGGTGTTCCGGCGCCTCGTGCACACGTTCTACCAGGGCGTCGCCGAGGATCCGCTGCTGCGGCCGATGTATCCGGAGCAGGACCTCGGCCCGGCCGAGGAGCGGCTCGCCCTGTTCCTGATGCAGTACTGGGGCGGCCCGCGCACCTACAGCGACGAACGCGGCCACCCCCGCCTGCGGATGCGCCACGCCCCCTTCACCGTCGACCGCGCCGCCCACGACGCCTGGCTGCGCCATATGCAGGCGGCCGTCGACGAGTTGGCCCTGGCCGAGGAGTACCGCCAGCAGCTCTGGGACTACCTGGTCTACGCGGCCGCGTCGATGATCAACACACCCTGA
- a CDS encoding nuclear transport factor 2 family protein: MITPRELLQAHLDAFNARELDALMAGFADDAVWRTGTDTVTGRAGLTELFGWAMANILPTLTLRSLVVEGELAACELTETLTHEGRTSAVPIAGFYRFRDGLIVSATVYREGSADLA, from the coding sequence ATGATCACACCGCGCGAACTGCTGCAGGCCCACCTGGACGCCTTCAACGCCCGCGAACTCGACGCCCTGATGGCCGGGTTCGCCGACGACGCGGTCTGGCGGACCGGCACCGACACGGTCACCGGGCGGGCCGGGCTCACCGAGCTGTTCGGCTGGGCGATGGCCAACATCCTGCCCACCCTGACGCTGCGCAGCCTGGTGGTCGAGGGTGAGCTCGCCGCCTGCGAGCTCACCGAGACCCTCACCCACGAGGGCCGGACCAGCGCCGTCCCGATCGCGGGCTTCTACCGCTTCCGGGACGGCCTGATCGTCTCGGCCACCGTCTACCGCGAGGGCAGTGCCGACCTGGCCTGA
- a CDS encoding FHA domain-containing protein — translation MPICPQGHDSPAADYCDYCGWPMPAQTAPPQQQQPQQQWGAPEPAPQAPQTTGLEMCPICSTPQTGRYCEECGYDYDLASPSRRARQQPPQQPQQQSPVPPHFQQQPYGQSQPQPPQQPQQPQQPQYGQQPPGYGQQPPGGYGQPSRPQQPQPQQPPQPQPGTYGGVQYSTGDTSGGFNTDYILPPPQEQQPSQPVGRVTWVATVAADRDYFNDMMARSGPDAAGLYYPPYSQERRVPMTGRGQLRIGRRSNQRGTVPEIDLSTAPEDPGASHQHALLQEQPDGGWVVIDQDSTNGTTLNGAPDSIPAHTPIPLKDGDRIHVGAWTTITVHHA, via the coding sequence ATGCCGATCTGCCCGCAGGGCCATGATTCGCCGGCCGCCGACTACTGCGACTACTGCGGCTGGCCGATGCCCGCGCAGACCGCCCCGCCGCAGCAGCAACAGCCGCAGCAGCAGTGGGGAGCCCCGGAGCCGGCGCCGCAGGCACCGCAGACCACGGGGCTGGAGATGTGTCCGATCTGCAGCACCCCGCAGACCGGCCGCTACTGCGAGGAGTGCGGCTACGACTACGACCTGGCCTCCCCCTCGCGGCGGGCCCGGCAGCAGCCACCGCAGCAGCCTCAGCAGCAGTCCCCGGTGCCGCCGCACTTCCAGCAGCAGCCGTACGGGCAGTCCCAGCCCCAGCCGCCGCAGCAGCCGCAGCAGCCGCAGCAGCCGCAGTACGGGCAGCAGCCGCCCGGCTACGGACAGCAGCCGCCCGGCGGCTACGGCCAGCCCAGCCGGCCCCAGCAGCCACAACCCCAGCAGCCCCCGCAGCCCCAGCCGGGCACCTACGGCGGGGTCCAGTACTCCACCGGCGACACCAGCGGCGGCTTCAACACCGACTACATCCTGCCGCCGCCGCAGGAACAGCAGCCGTCCCAGCCGGTCGGCCGGGTGACCTGGGTCGCCACCGTCGCCGCCGACCGCGACTACTTCAACGACATGATGGCGCGCAGCGGCCCGGACGCCGCCGGGCTGTACTACCCGCCGTACTCGCAGGAGCGCCGGGTGCCGATGACCGGGCGCGGCCAGCTGCGGATCGGCCGGCGCAGCAACCAGCGCGGCACCGTCCCCGAGATCGACCTGTCGACGGCCCCCGAGGACCCGGGCGCCTCGCACCAGCACGCCCTGCTGCAGGAGCAGCCGGACGGCGGCTGGGTGGTGATCGACCAGGACTCCACCAACGGCACCACCCTCAACGGCGCCCCGGACTCGATCCCGGCGCACACCCCGATCCCGCTGAAGGACGGCGACCGGATCCATGTCGGCGCCTGGACCACCATCACGGTGCACCACGCCTGA